From one Dermacentor silvarum isolate Dsil-2018 chromosome 3, BIME_Dsil_1.4, whole genome shotgun sequence genomic stretch:
- the LOC125944434 gene encoding high-affinity choline transporter 1-like produces the protein MIELNSAQTIMLSATVILSYTALGGYYSVVYTDIFQLTSTAIGLWVCVPYVLTNSAAGQLGPPQDDWIGMIENKDLSQIFDHMLTTIFGSIPCQVYFQGVLGSDNAFSAQMLSYLAAVGCLVLAAPSVIIGAVAKSTNFTAMGYPGPYNLLAEHRRNVMPTAIHYMTPSSVSTLGLTAITAAIMSSADSSMLSASCLITRNIYHFIIRPTVRKPTN, from the exons ATGATCGAGCTGAACAGCGCCCAGACCATCATGTTGTCGGCCACAGTCATCCTGTCCTACACGGCGTTGGGCGGGTATTACTCGGTTGTCTACACGGACATCTTCCAGCTCACGAGCACCGCAATCGGACTG TGGGTCTGCGTGCCCTACGTCCTGACAAACAGCGCGGCGGGACAGCTGGGGCCTCCGCAGGACGACTGGATTGGCATGATCGAGAACAAGGACCTCAGCCAGATCTTCGACCACATGCTCACGACTATCTTCGGTAGCATTCCGTGTCAA GTATACTTTCAAGGGGTCCTCGGCTCTGATAACGCCTTCAGTGCGCAGATGCTTTCCTATTTGGCCGCCGTGGGATGCTTGGTGCTAGCAGCACCATCAGTCATCATTGGTGCTGTTGCCAAATCTACGA ACTTCACCGCGATGGGCTACCCCGGTCCGTACAATCTGCTCGCGGAGCACCGCAGGAACGTGATGCCCACCGCCATCCACTACATGACTCCGTCCTCGGTGTCCACACTGGGGCTGACCGCCATCACCGCGGCCATCATGTCGTCCGCGGACTCTTCCATGCTGAGTGCCTCTTGCCTCATCACCCGCAATATCTATCACTTTATCATAAGGCCTACGGTAAGGAAgccaactaactaa